The segment TTTATACGGAGAGCCTACATAGCCTCCTGAGTCTATTCTGGTGTATCCATGCTTGTCCTCTAGGTTGCGTTCTGCCCTGAGGATAAAATAGCTGTTTTCTTCGTGCGTGATCCGTTGGAGTAGGTTGCCTTGCATTTGGTAATCGTCTTTTCCTCTCACCACCACAAAAGGCAGGATGTTTTCTATTGTGATGACATCAAAACCTTCGATGACTTGCAGCTCGTAGATAGAAGTCATAGGGCCGTGTTGATCCAAATAGTCGATGAGGTTGTTGATTTGTAGGATGTTGAGTTGGTAGAGACTATTGAGTTCAGACTTGTTGGTGCGGTTGAGATCAATGGGGTTGAGGTAGAGTTGGTACAGCGACTCATAGAGGTCATCGTAGTTGATGTCTTCGTCAGGCACCTGAAACATACCTTCTATGAAAGTCTGTATATCGATCTGGGGTCTGTCTGGTTCTGGGTATTGAGCAAATATGGCAGTTGGCCACAGTACCATCGACAATATTTGTACCCAGCGATTCATTCTAGGGATTTTTTGGATCCAAAATAGTAGGCAAATGAAACTTGATTGATGCCACCTAGATCGGGATGAATGCTATAGGCGTAATCTATACTCAGGTTTTTGGGATTCAACCCGATCCCGAAGTTGCTGATAAATGGCTCTGTCTTGAAACCCAAACGCAGTGCCACCCATTCTATGATTTGGTATTCCATTCCGATTTTGAAGGAGAGAGGGTCGTCTAGGTTCTTTTCTACCTCGGTATTGAGCATCAGATCAGAATTGGGTCGGTAGCTCAGGCCCGTTTTCATGTATGTAGGTACTAGTTCGCCTGTTTGTTTGGAGAGTTTGGCTTGGTTGATGTTGGACACATGCGCGCCAAAGTACAGGTGCTTGGTGAGCTCGGCACGTCCTCCAAAATCAATCATGAGGTTGCCAGTGGAGCCACCATTTTCGATGTTTAGTTGGTAGTAACCAAGATTTAGTCCCAGGCTGACTATGCCTAAGCGGTGACTATATCCCATGTGAGCCCGTTGTTCGTTGAGTAGATCGCCACCGTAGCGGAAGACCCCTACACCGAATACACCATTCCAAATGGGTAGGGTTGCGCCTGCTGCTATGCTGGACAACTCAGGAATACCATAGAGATTGCGGTAAGAACCAAAGACGGCTATTTTTTCGGCATCCGCCAAAGCCCCAATGTTGTTGAATAGTGCCCATCCGTCCGAAATAGTGACGCTAGTACCTGCAATGGCACTCGATCTGGCTCCCATGGCATAGTCGCCATTTTGACCAAAGAGGTCAAGTTGGATCGCAAGAGTTCCAAGTAGGATGAAAAGGTTGGTTTTCATTTACTTCTAATTTACCTCATTATATCTATTTATTCAAAGTATCGTATGGGGATATTCATTAACCTTGCCCTCAAATAGAATCATCAATGAGTATCGCTTTAAACAACATTCGGACACACAAAGAGTATGTTTTGGTCAACTACGGAGAGAAGTATGAGTTTCGCGTAGTAGAGATTGTCTCTGACGAAGAGTTCATTTTGCAGGATGTCCACATCATGGAGCAATACCGAATGTCAGAGTTGATTGGACGTGGTAGAGGCAAGGATTTTAGTATTTGGGAACGATAAAAGGCTGTTTTGGGTACTGTTTTGATTGCGGATCACCATTTATGGTGATTTTTTCTTTTACCACATTATGGTGATGTATAGCAGTATTTTCGATTTCATATTTGCAATCGAAATAAACCAAAAAATAAAACTAAAATGATCTACGGTATTACATTAATTATCTTGGGGATATTGGCAGCTCCCTCTCTTTTGCTAGCAAAAAAACCAAATGCACAAGAGTTGTTGGACAAAATCACGCCTTATCAAGGTTGGATTGGTCTTGCCTTTTGTTTTTGGGGTATCTGGGGCGTAATCCAAGCGGTACTTAACATGAGCATGTTGACCACATGGCCTATCTGGTGGATCACTTGGTTGGCATCTAGTGCAGTAGAGGCAGTGTTGGGTTTTATCCTAGGATATGGAATGATCAGTCGATTGATCTTATCTAAAAACGAAGAAGCTAAAAAGAAAGGGGAAGCACTTTTGGCAAAGCTGGCTCCTATGCAAGGAAAACTGGGGTTAGTTGGTATTTGTGTAGGTGCTTGGGTCATTGTTGCCAGCATTTTATTCTACTAAACCTTTCGCACTTCATGACGTTAAGCAAGAAGTCATAGCAGTTCAATCAGAAAAGCCCATCAAGTTCATCTCGATGGGCTTTTTCTTGTATGGTAGTTGATAGGTCTAGTTGGCAAAGAAGGACGCCTTTACGCCCTTTACACCAGGTACAGCGACAAAGACACTGCCCGATAGTGGCATAGCATCCAGTTCGCTCGCTCTCATATCCACACGTGCCGATGTGATGAACAGCGAGTCTAGGTTTTTACCTCCAAAAGCACAAGAAGTAATGTTGTGAGCAGGGACATGGATTTGTCCTGAGATCGTTCCTGTTTTGGTGTCTATTCTCAGTACTTTGCCTCCATTCCAGAGACACACCCAGAGATTGTCTTCTGCGTCGATGGTGCTTCCGTCAGGATAGCCATATTCAGAGAAATCCATCATGTAGCGCTCGTTGGAAATAGTACCCGTGGCATCATCATAGTCGAAAACTCTGACCTTGCCATCAGGCGTGTCTATGTAAAACATGGTTTTTTTATCCGCGCTCCATGCGATCCCATTGGAAATGGTGACGCTGTCTAGCATCTGAATGGAGTTGCCGCTTGAATCGATTTTGTAAAGTGCGGCTGCATCATCTATCTGGTCGAGGTGCATGGATCCTACCCACAATCGCCCTGAAGGGTCGCATTTGCCGTCATTGAAGCGCATGTTGGAGATCTCAGCCTCGGGACTGACTATCAAGTCCAATTTACTACTGTCCAAGTCATAGTAGTAGATACCGTCTTGTAGTGCCAATACTGCTCTGCCATCGGTCGCTGGTACGATGGTACCGATTCTTTGCTCCAGCTGGTGTACGGCTCTTTTTTTGGTAGATACATTGAGTCGAAAAAACTTCTTGCCTTCTATATCAATTGACCACAACTCGTTGGTCATATGATTCCAGATTGCTCCCTCACCCAGTTCGTTTTGATCTTCATAGAACAATGCAGCATTCCATTCATTGGCCGCAAGCTTTGGGGCTTCACTGTCTTTGGTGTTTTTTTCTCCACAAGATATGAGACCAGCCACAGCCAACACTAGTATTGATTTTTTCATCATGATTGTTAGTTTGGATGTAAAATAACAGGCAAATAATAAGACTCCTACTAGGTGAATCTCACTTTTATGGTAGTATTTACCTTGTCTTGCTTGTTTTTTGGAGAGTAAATCTAATAGGTAACCGAATTGAGTACCAAACCAGTCGCGGGAGCGATGTAGGTATAGGGTTCCTTTCGTTTTTCGATCAAAGACAATTTGAACTCTTCCAGATCTATTTCTCCTTTGCCAAGGCTGAATAGTGCCCCGACCATCATCCTGACCTGATACCTCATGAATCCTGGGCCAGATACCCGAAAAATGTAGCTTTGCTCTGGAAAGAAGTTGGCTGTATAGATGTCATTGATGACGATTTCACTATGCAGGATTTCTCGTTCGAATACCGTCTTTTCTGATGGTTTGTGGACGAAATTCTGAAAGTTGTGTTTGCCTTGGTACAAACTGGCAGCCTCGGTCATCAGTGGGATATCGAGGGGTTCTCTGATGTGACAGATATATGGCGCTGCAAAGGGGTGGTTCTTGGCTCCAAAAGAAAACAGATACAAATACTCTTTGATTTTGGAGTGCTGTATGATGTTGAATTTTTCATCTACCTGCTTGATGCTTAAGGCTCGAATATCTGATGGTAGATTTTTGTTTAGTTCTTGAAAAAACTCCTGCGTATGGAGTTCTTCTTGGACGAACAGTTCGAAATAAGATTGATTGACAGAGACCATGGCGTCTGTTCTGCCTGCGGCTAGTGTTTTGTGCTCTTTGTGTCCTAGTACGTGGTTGAGCGTTTTTTCTAGCCTGAGCTGGATCGTTTTCACGTTGGGTTGTTTTTGGAATCCATGGTAGCGGTATCCCAAATATTGAAATTCTATGAGGTAGAAAAAGTATTTCCGCTTCATTACCAGTCTATTGGAAAGTAGTCTTTGAGGAATTTGCCGCACCAATGCTTGCCAGTATTGATTCCATCCAACAATGGATCGACCACTCTGGCGGCTCCATCGACTATATCTAGTGGAGGCTGAAAATCGTGCAGCTCTTCTTTCTTTTTAGCTAGTTCGATGGGATCCTCATCGGTCACCCAGCCCGTATCGACGGCATTCATGTAGATGCCATCCTTGGCAAAGTCACTCGCAGAGGTGTGTGTCATCATGTTCAAGGCCGCCTTGGCCATGTTGGTGTGCGGGTGTCGGTCTTCTTTCTTGAACCGGTGAAATTTGCCCTCCATGGCTGAGACATTGATGATGTGTTTTTGCCCTGTATAGTCCTTGCGCATCAATCCGATCAGACTGTTGATCAGCACGAAAGGAGCCACGGCATTGACCAATTGTACCTCTAGCATTTCGGCAGTTTGTATCTCGCCGAGTCTGAGTCGCCAGCTGTTGGTTTTGCGCAGATCTACTTGTTGCAAATCTGCATCTAGTTCTCCTTCTGGGAATATCTCTGCTGCCTCCAGTGAATTGTCAAAGCGATATGGAATCTGCGATAGCTTGGCGGATGCTCTTATCCCTACGCCTGGTTCCTGACCGTGCCATGTGACGGGCATAGCGCCATCGTTGTTTTCCAGTGATTTGCCATAGTCAGTGAGGTCACGGACACAGGCGTGATGGTCTTTGAGCAAGATTTTGGCTCTGTCGGATTGTTGTGCATAGGGTAGCAATTCCTTCTCCATCATATGGGCATAGAACCCTGGCGGTCTTCGCACTGTCTGGGCAGCATTGTTGATGATTACATCGAGACGGTCAAAATTCTGCTCGACATAGCTGGCAAATAGCTCCACACTGGGGATGTGTCTCAGATCCAAACCATGGATGTGCAGGCGATCTTTCCACAGCTCAAAATCCTCTTCTTTGGAGAAGCGATTGGCCGAATCCACTGGGAATCGTGTCGTGGCGATCACTGTAGCACCAGAGCGCAGCATCATCAGGCAGATGTGGTAGCCGATTTTTAATCGGGAGCCTGTGATCAATACGACCTGTCCCGTCATGTCAGCACGCTGAAAGCGCTTCAGATAGTTGAGGTCACCACACTCCTGGCACATGGCATCATAGAAGTGGTGGAGAGTGGTATATTCCTTCTTGCAGACGTAGCAGTTGCGGGGAGAAGACAGTACTCGGTCGTCGGTAGGAGGGATATGCGCTGCCTGCAATTGCTTGGGCGCTTCAAATATTGGCGTCTCACGTGCTGATCTGATACCAGACAGGGCCCTTGCTTTGCGATCGTTGGAGACTTTTTGAATCCGTTTTTCCTTTTTGATTTGGCGCTTTCTTAGCCGGTATTCGTCTCTGTTTGGTCGGGAGAGCTTACCAGCAGCTTTGAGCAGTTCGACACGGATATCTTCAGGCATAGCATCTAGCATTTCACCCTGCTCGGAGAGTGCTTGGAGCAATTCCACCGCTTTCTGTATTTCGTTTTGATCTATTTGCTTGCCTTTTTTGCTATCTCCCATGTCTGTTGCCTTCAAAATGCAATATTAGCCTGAGTTCAGGGATAAAAAAAGAATCTAACACCCGTGGCATTAGATTCTCAGTTTTTTAGAGGATTGAAAGGATAAGCAAATGAGCACTTTTGTCTACCTCTATTTGTGCTTTTTGCCAAGCGACCTAATCCCAGGTGATTTCATAGGAGGTATATGGGTCTCCTTTGGACAAGGAATTTTTGATGTCGAATTGTAGATTCTGACAGCCGCAGATTTCCAAAGCCTTTTCCATCCATCCTCCGATACGGTATTCAATCAATTCGTTGTTGATAGGGAGCTCAGTCAAGTGCAACAGCATAGATTTGTCCGTGGTAGCTATCACTTCGATGTTGGTCGGTGAGTAGAAGGTCGTCATGACCCTACTGGCGCGCTTGAGCATAAAAGCTGGCGTACTGACCAATACGAAGATTTTAAAGACACCTTTTAGTGCAGCTTCGGCACTGTACCTACCCGATTCCCAGGCTCCTTTTTTGGCATCTGGGTAGAAGAGTTTGCACAGCTGAATGGTAGGTTCAATGACTCCTTCATTGACAGGATACCACTTTTGTGCTCCGACATTGCCGAGGAGTTTTTGTGTGTCGGCTGATAAATTGTCTTTCCAATCCGAATACTGCCCAGCATGTCTTTGCTTTACGAATTCATCAATACTCATCAATACTGATCCTCTTACCTCCATAATTTGCTCTAAGTTTTAAATAGTGGTTTCTCAGCTGCTGTTTCTGTTTGCCAATAGTTTCGACTAAAATACGGAAAAATATCTAATCCAAAAATCAAGGGGTAAATTGAAAATATGACTGTACATTTAGTGGATATTTACAATGATTGAGGTGAGTCCAAAAGAATATTTGTTTGTGTACGGGACTTTGATGCAGTCTTTTGACAATCCCTATGCCCAACTGCTGCGCAGCAATTCCACTCTGATAGGAGAGGGATACATGCTGGGTAGACTGTATTTAATTGAGCATTATCCTGGCGTCATAGTCTCGACGGTGTCTGAGGAAAGGGTCTATGGTCAATTGTTTGAGTTGAGTGACAATCATCAGGAAGTCTTGGATCAGCTAGATCCCTATGAAGGTATCGGAGCTCAATTCTCAGCGCCACAAGAATATGTGCGAGAGAAAGTCTCGATTCATTGCGCACAAGGCACAATTCAATCTTGGGTCTATATCTACAATAGACCAATCAAGGAAGAAAATTACCTGGTTTCGGGAGTATTTACCCATATACCAGATCGACTGTTGTGAAGTTAAATCACTTGTTTCAGGTGGGGGAGCCCTTCTATATTTTAGGTCTTAGTGGACGTGAGATTATGGGGAAGGCTACACACCTTTAGAATAATTATAAAGCATTCATAAAATCCCGTATTTTGGATATTATTTCATCCCCATTTTCCTCAAGGGCAAAATGTCCGGTATTATAAATATTATAATCTATTTTCTTGATATCCTTTTTGAATGCTTCTGCACCGCTTTCTGGAAAGTATTCATCATTTTTACCCCACACAACTAGGGTTGGTGGTTGATTATCCCTTAAATACTGTTGCCATTTAGGATACAACTTTAAATTACTTTGGTAATCGTACCATAAATCTAAATTTACTTTATGTGCATTAGGACGTGACATTCTTAAATAATCTAAATGCCACGTATCAGGATTGATATTTTCAGGATTTCTAGTGCCATGAGTATATTGCCATTTTAAACCTTCAAGCGTAAATGCTGGCAGCAACGCTTTTTCGGTACTTTCATTTCGGTTTTTCCAAAATTCCTTAATGCCTGACCAAGCTTCGCCCATACCTTCCTCATAAGCGTTCCCATTTTGAGTAATAATCGCGGTTACTTTTTCTGGGTTCGCAGTTGCTATCCTGAAACCGATAGGAGCTCCATAATCTTGCATCATAATGGCATAGGAGTCTAATCCCTTTAATTTAATAAATGACTGCATGGTGTGAGCTATATTATCAAAGGTGTATTCATATATGTCAGGAGATGGAAAATCACTATTACCAAAACCTGGATAATCTGGTGCTATTAAGTGAAATTCACTCCCCAAATGATTAAGCACTTTTCTGTATTGATGTGACGATGATGGGTAACCGTGCAACAATAAAATTGTGGGTTTACTTGGAACCCCAACTTCCCGATAAGCAATTGACACACCGTCAACTACTGCATTTTTGTATTTAATTTGATTCATTTTATTATCCTTTCTGTTTCGATTATATTGTCTGTACGGCCAATAAACAGTGTTACATACATTATGTAAATCCATTTCTTTTTTCTCCTATCATATACAATTGCAGTCCTATTATTATAATACCGAACGTTCGGTAAATTGTTAATTCAAATTTTTTTACTCTTTAGTATATAGGGTTTCAATATTATTTAAGGTATTAATAAAAATTTTTGGATTATTAAAACCTCTTGAAACAATCAAGCTACCTTGAATTTCAATAAGTACCTGAGTAGCTTTTTCTTTTGCTACAGATTGGTTTAAACCAAATGCTAATCCAATATTTGTAAAAGCATCCACCCAATATGACATAGAGTCATTTATAAGTTGGCTAAATATGTTTATCCCAGATTGCATTGAAAAGGCTTGTAAAAGACAAGGAGCGTTACCCTCTTCGTACAGTTTTTTAATGAACTGCAATCCATTTTTAAGTCGCTCTGCTGGAGAAAGCAACTGATTGGTAAGGGTATTGAAGACGTGTTCTTCTACCCAATTATTAATATTTAGCAATACAGCTTTTGCCATTTCTTCTTTTCCTTGGGGAAACCGATGATACAAGCTTGCTTTTTTTAATCCAGTGACCAGAGCTAATTCAGCCAAGCTTGTCCCCTCATAGCCCTTCTCTTTAAAAAGTTTTGCAAAGCCATTAAGCATTTCCTGTTCCTCTATCTTTTGTGGTCTCATAAGACAAATGTATAAACCATATAGTATTTTACCAAACGTTCGGTAATTTTAATTTCTTCTGATGGTTTGTATGTTGGAATGTTTCTGGTTCCTCAATAGCATAAATGAGACTAGATACATTTTCTTATACTTTTCATCTCTCTGCTTTGGTCTTGAAAAAATTCAATAGAATAAGTCGCTCCACTCCGCTACGTCTTTTGTTAATTGGGATGTTTTCATCATCTGTAATTGAAGTACTTTTAAAAGCGTCCGCTTATTTTAAACTTGCTGTGTTTGGTAATACTGGGTTTAGGTTATTTGCAATATCAGGATTGTTATGTTGCCAAATAACTGCTCTCATTACAGTATTTATTGTTTGATGCATGTAATGGCATTATCTCTAATTATTTTT is part of the Reichenbachiella agarivorans genome and harbors:
- a CDS encoding PorV/PorQ family protein; this translates as MKTNLFILLGTLAIQLDLFGQNGDYAMGARSSAIAGTSVTISDGWALFNNIGALADAEKIAVFGSYRNLYGIPELSSIAAGATLPIWNGVFGVGVFRYGGDLLNEQRAHMGYSHRLGIVSLGLNLGYYQLNIENGGSTGNLMIDFGGRAELTKHLYFGAHVSNINQAKLSKQTGELVPTYMKTGLSYRPNSDLMLNTEVEKNLDDPLSFKIGMEYQIIEWVALRLGFKTEPFISNFGIGLNPKNLSIDYAYSIHPDLGGINQVSFAYYFGSKKSLE
- a CDS encoding SMP-30/gluconolactonase/LRE family protein — its product is MMKKSILVLAVAGLISCGEKNTKDSEAPKLAANEWNAALFYEDQNELGEGAIWNHMTNELWSIDIEGKKFFRLNVSTKKRAVHQLEQRIGTIVPATDGRAVLALQDGIYYYDLDSSKLDLIVSPEAEISNMRFNDGKCDPSGRLWVGSMHLDQIDDAAALYKIDSSGNSIQMLDSVTISNGIAWSADKKTMFYIDTPDGKVRVFDYDDATGTISNERYMMDFSEYGYPDGSTIDAEDNLWVCLWNGGKVLRIDTKTGTISGQIHVPAHNITSCAFGGKNLDSLFITSARVDMRASELDAMPLSGSVFVAVPGVKGVKASFFAN
- the truA gene encoding tRNA pseudouridine(38-40) synthase TruA; the encoded protein is MKRKYFFYLIEFQYLGYRYHGFQKQPNVKTIQLRLEKTLNHVLGHKEHKTLAAGRTDAMVSVNQSYFELFVQEELHTQEFFQELNKNLPSDIRALSIKQVDEKFNIIQHSKIKEYLYLFSFGAKNHPFAAPYICHIREPLDIPLMTEAASLYQGKHNFQNFVHKPSEKTVFEREILHSEIVINDIYTANFFPEQSYIFRVSGPGFMRYQVRMMVGALFSLGKGEIDLEEFKLSLIEKRKEPYTYIAPATGLVLNSVTY
- a CDS encoding SDR family NAD(P)-dependent oxidoreductase — translated: MKATDMGDSKKGKQIDQNEIQKAVELLQALSEQGEMLDAMPEDIRVELLKAAGKLSRPNRDEYRLRKRQIKKEKRIQKVSNDRKARALSGIRSARETPIFEAPKQLQAAHIPPTDDRVLSSPRNCYVCKKEYTTLHHFYDAMCQECGDLNYLKRFQRADMTGQVVLITGSRLKIGYHICLMMLRSGATVIATTRFPVDSANRFSKEEDFELWKDRLHIHGLDLRHIPSVELFASYVEQNFDRLDVIINNAAQTVRRPPGFYAHMMEKELLPYAQQSDRAKILLKDHHACVRDLTDYGKSLENNDGAMPVTWHGQEPGVGIRASAKLSQIPYRFDNSLEAAEIFPEGELDADLQQVDLRKTNSWRLRLGEIQTAEMLEVQLVNAVAPFVLINSLIGLMRKDYTGQKHIINVSAMEGKFHRFKKEDRHPHTNMAKAALNMMTHTSASDFAKDGIYMNAVDTGWVTDEDPIELAKKKEELHDFQPPLDIVDGAARVVDPLLDGINTGKHWCGKFLKDYFPIDW
- a CDS encoding gamma-glutamylcyclotransferase family protein; the protein is MSPKEYLFVYGTLMQSFDNPYAQLLRSNSTLIGEGYMLGRLYLIEHYPGVIVSTVSEERVYGQLFELSDNHQEVLDQLDPYEGIGAQFSAPQEYVREKVSIHCAQGTIQSWVYIYNRPIKEENYLVSGVFTHIPDRLL
- a CDS encoding alpha/beta fold hydrolase; this encodes MNQIKYKNAVVDGVSIAYREVGVPSKPTILLLHGYPSSSHQYRKVLNHLGSEFHLIAPDYPGFGNSDFPSPDIYEYTFDNIAHTMQSFIKLKGLDSYAIMMQDYGAPIGFRIATANPEKVTAIITQNGNAYEEGMGEAWSGIKEFWKNRNESTEKALLPAFTLEGLKWQYTHGTRNPENINPDTWHLDYLRMSRPNAHKVNLDLWYDYQSNLKLYPKWQQYLRDNQPPTLVVWGKNDEYFPESGAEAFKKDIKKIDYNIYNTGHFALEENGDEIISKIRDFMNAL
- a CDS encoding TetR/AcrR family transcriptional regulator encodes the protein MRPQKIEEQEMLNGFAKLFKEKGYEGTSLAELALVTGLKKASLYHRFPQGKEEMAKAVLLNINNWVEEHVFNTLTNQLLSPAERLKNGLQFIKKLYEEGNAPCLLQAFSMQSGINIFSQLINDSMSYWVDAFTNIGLAFGLNQSVAKEKATQVLIEIQGSLIVSRGFNNPKIFINTLNNIETLYTKE